TCACGCGGCGAGCGGAGCCGAGGTCGACCTGGAGCCATTGCGGGTCGGCGTAGGCGCTGGACCAGCGGGTGGCCAGGTCGCCGTCGGTGGCGGAGGTCGCGGGGAAGTTCGCCGTCTCGGTGCTGGAGGCGGTGGTCGGGCGGCCCAGGGCCAGGTTGCCCGGCTGGGCGGCGCCGGGCCAGGCGGGGTGGTGGCCCACGGCGGCGACGATCGGGGTGAAGGCGGCGTACGTCGCGACCGGCTTGGGTGAGCCCCAGGTCTGCTGGGCCAGTGCGCGCAGCGGGTACATGATGCCCGCGGCGATCTGGTCCTCGCTCTCGGCGGTGGGGTTGTCGCACCAGACGTGGAGGAGCGAGCCCGGGTTCCTCGCCGGGTCCAAGAGGGTGGCGCCGCCCTCGAAGCGGTCCGCGGTCCAGGTTTCGTACATCCACTTGGTGTCCGGTTTGGCGCCGCCGAGTACGTAATAGGTGGGCGTCCAGGAGTCGTTGGCGACGGTGTGCCCGGCGGCGGCCAGCTGCTGCGGGGTGAGGCCGTAGCTGTACCAGTACTCGACGACGATGGCGGGGTTCGGGGTGAGCGTTCCGTCGCCGGACTTGATTCCGTCGTTCCACATGCGGGTGGTCTTGCCGCCGGCCCGGACGAGGGCGTCGGCCCAGTTGACGAACCCGTAGAAGGTGTCCTTGGCGGTGGCGTTCGCGCCGTAGTGGGCGCGGGCGTAGCCGAGGAGCTGCGGGTACTTGGCGTAGTCGGTGACGTACTCGTCGGCGCCGATGTGCCAGTACGGTCCCGGGAACAGGGGCAGGTACTCGGTGATCAGGTCCTTGATCAGCGTGTAGGAGGCGGGGAGCGAGAGGTCGATGAAGTCGGGGCTGAGGGCGCCGGAGCTGCTCTTGAGCCGCAGTTCGGGGTGCGCGGCCAGCAATGCGTTCATGTGTCCGGGGGTGTCTACCTCCGGGACGATGGTGACGTGGTATTTGCGGCCGAGGGCGACGAGGTCGGCGATGTCCTGCTTGGTGTAGTGGTCGGTGGAGACGATCTCCGGGTGCGTGGAGCTTTCGAGGCGGAAGCCGAAGGTGTCGGAGAGGTGGAAGTGGAAGGTGTTGAGCTTGAGGTAGGCCAGTTCCTTGATGTGCTGCTTGAGCCAGTCGACGGTGAAGAACTTCCGCCCCTGGTCGACCATGAGGCCGCGCTCCGCCTTGGTGGGCCAGTCGACCGCCGTTCCGGCGGGTACGGTCGTGGACTGGTGCAGGAGTTGCAGGACGCTGCGGGTGCCGTTGAAGACGCCGGCGGTGGTGCCCGCCTGGAGGGTGAGGGACGCGGCGACGGTCATCCGGTAGCCCTCGGCGGGCAGGGAGGGCTCGCCGAGGGCGAGCCCGATGTCCCCTGGCGCGGCGCTCCCGGTGACGACGGGGACGCTGCGTCCGGTCAGTGCGCGCAGGTCTTCCGCGAAGGTGGCCGCTTCGTCGGAGAGCTGGGCGGCGTGGGCGGGGTCGAGGGCGATGCGCGTGGTCCCGGTGAAGGTGTACGTGCCGGTGCCGGCCGTCCATTGCCGAAGGGCGGGCACGGTCTGCGGCGCCGCCCCGGCGGCCGCCGGGGCGGCGCCGGCGCTGACGCCGGGCAGGGCCAGTGCGCACACGGCGCAGACGGCGGCGATCAGGAACCTGAGCAGACGCATGGCTGCCTCCAGCCGGCTGTGGCCGCAGAGCGGGACGGTGCACAAGTGCAGCCCAGTGTCGAGAACATGTCAATACATGCTCGGAACACGGCTGGATCGAGCACTGCCGCGCAACAGGACGCCCGCCTTGCGCGCCGGAAGAAACGGTCTAGGCGTCGCCGGGCAGCAGGTGTTGCGGGAGTTCGCGAAAGCTCCACCGGCCCCGGTGGCGGGTGAACATCCAGACGAGGTCGTGGCGGTCGGGCCAGGCCGCGGGGACCCCCAGCACCTGGTGCACGCCGAGGGCGCGGACGAGGCGGGGGATGCCGGGGTGCTCCCAGCAGACGAGTACGGGCATCCGCGCGGCCAGCACCGCCTGCGCGAGGGCCGGTTCCGCACCGACGGCGAACTCGGTGCGTACGGGCAGGTGCAGGGCGGTGGCCAGCGGCTCGACGGTCTGCTTGCAGCGGGCGGGCGCGGACGGGCCGCCGGTCGCGAAGAGCGCCGCCGGGCGGGGCAGCGGGGCCCGGGCCGCCGGGGGGAACAGCCGCCGCAGTTCCTCGGCGCGGCGCTCGCCCCGGCCGGCCAGGGAGCCGGGGTGTTCGGTGCCGTCCTCGTCCTCGCCGGTGTCTCCCGGAGGCGGCTGCTCGCCATGCCGGATGATCATGACGAGGGCGTCCTCGGGAAGGGCCTCGGGGCCTGGGGCCGGGTGCGCGGACCGCGTGGTGCAGCCGGCCACCGCGAGCGGTGCGAGGGCGGCGGCCAGCACGGCTCGGCGGCGCGGTCCGGACCCGGCGGGGGCATGTGCCATGGGGCCACTCTCCCCCACGCCCGGACCCGGCCCCGGCGCGGCGCGGCGCACGGCCCCCACGAGCCCCCGGTCGGCGGATCGCGCCCCCCTTCCGGAGGCCGGGCGGTCCCCCGGCCGCGCGCAGCGGCCGGGGGTTACGCCTTGCGGACCGCCCGGAGCCACTCCTTGTTCATCGCGGCGATCGACGGCAGCGGGATGCCCTTGGGGCAGGCGGTGGCGCATTCGCCGGTGAGGGTGCAGCCGCCGAAGCCTTCGTCGTCCATCCGGGCCACCATGTCCAGTACGCGGGTCTCCCGCTCGGGCGAACCCTGCGGCAGCACGTTCAGGTGGTTGACCTTGGCGGAGGTGAACAGCATCGCGGAGCCGTTGGGGCAGGCCGCCACGCAGGCGCCGCAGCCTATGCACTCGGCGTGTTCGAAGGCGTAGTCGGCGTCCGCCTTGGGCACGGCGTTGGCGTGCGCCTCCGGCGCGGAACCGGTGGGGGCGGTGATGTATCCGCCGGCCTGGATGATCCGGTCGAAGGCGCTCCGGTCGACGACGAGGTCCTTGACCACCGGGAAGGCCGAGGCCCGCCACGGTTCGATGTCGATGGTGTCGCCGTCGGTGAAGGCCCGCATGTGGAGCTGGCAGGTGGTGGTCCGCTCGGGGCCGTGGGCGTCGCCGTTGATGACGAGGCTGCAGGCGCCGCAGATGCCTTCGCGGCAGTCGTGGTCGAAGGCGACGGGGTCCTCACCGCGCAGGATGAGGTCCTCGTTGAGGGTGTCGAGCATCTCCAGGAAGGACATGTCCTTCGAGATGCCTTCGACCTCGTAGGAGGCCATGGCGCCGGGGGATTCGGGGTTGCGCTGGCGCCAGACGCGCAGGGTGAGCTTCATGCGTAGCTCCGCTGGGTGGGGTGGACGTACTCGAAGACGAGGTCTTCCTTGTGCAGGACGGGCGCGATGCCCGTGCCCCGGTACTGCCAGGCCGCCGCGTAGCCGAACTCCTCGTCGCGGCGGGCGGCTTCGCCGTCCGGGGTCTGGGACTCCTCGCGGAAGTGCCCGCCGCAGGACTCGGCGCGGTGGAGCGCGTCGAGGCACATCAGCTCGGCGAGCTCCAGGTAGTCGACGATGCGGTTGGCCTTCTCCAGCGACTGGTTGAACTCCTCGCCGCTGCCGGGGACCTTGATCCGCCTCCAGAACTCGTCGCGGATCTCCGGGATGCGGACGAGGGCCTTGCGCAGTCCGGCGTCGGTGCGCGCCATTCCGCAGTACTCCCACATCAGTTCGCCGATCTCGCGGTGGAAGGAGTCGGGGGTGCGGTCGCCGTCGACGGCGAGCAGTTTCGCGAGGGTGTCGCGGGTTTCGCGGACGGCGGCCGCCGCCTCGGGGTGGGTGTCGTCCACGGTGTCGTGGTGCG
This Streptomyces sp. NBC_00539 DNA region includes the following protein-coding sequences:
- a CDS encoding succinate dehydrogenase/fumarate reductase iron-sulfur subunit, translated to MKLTLRVWRQRNPESPGAMASYEVEGISKDMSFLEMLDTLNEDLILRGEDPVAFDHDCREGICGACSLVINGDAHGPERTTTCQLHMRAFTDGDTIDIEPWRASAFPVVKDLVVDRSAFDRIIQAGGYITAPTGSAPEAHANAVPKADADYAFEHAECIGCGACVAACPNGSAMLFTSAKVNHLNVLPQGSPERETRVLDMVARMDDEGFGGCTLTGECATACPKGIPLPSIAAMNKEWLRAVRKA
- a CDS encoding family 20 glycosylhydrolase, whose translation is MRLLRFLIAAVCAVCALALPGVSAGAAPAAAGAAPQTVPALRQWTAGTGTYTFTGTTRIALDPAHAAQLSDEAATFAEDLRALTGRSVPVVTGSAAPGDIGLALGEPSLPAEGYRMTVAASLTLQAGTTAGVFNGTRSVLQLLHQSTTVPAGTAVDWPTKAERGLMVDQGRKFFTVDWLKQHIKELAYLKLNTFHFHLSDTFGFRLESSTHPEIVSTDHYTKQDIADLVALGRKYHVTIVPEVDTPGHMNALLAAHPELRLKSSSGALSPDFIDLSLPASYTLIKDLITEYLPLFPGPYWHIGADEYVTDYAKYPQLLGYARAHYGANATAKDTFYGFVNWADALVRAGGKTTRMWNDGIKSGDGTLTPNPAIVVEYWYSYGLTPQQLAAAGHTVANDSWTPTYYVLGGAKPDTKWMYETWTADRFEGGATLLDPARNPGSLLHVWCDNPTAESEDQIAAGIMYPLRALAQQTWGSPKPVATYAAFTPIVAAVGHHPAWPGAAQPGNLALGRPTTASSTETANFPATSATDGDLATRWSSAYADPQWLQVDLGSARRVNRVVLRWETAYGKSFQIQLSDDATTWRTVYTTSTGAGAVQDLTGLTGTGRYIRVHGTQRGTAYGYSLYEFEVYGDPLGGARTLTAAGKALDDPGSSTASGTQLITWAPHGGANQQWRLDPAGDGSYTLVNGASTLCADVPGSGAGAAVVQATCTGGDSQRWQLTALGAGGYSVANKKSALLLTTASGTDGAPVTQQPVQSSPYQQWQIT